The DNA segment CACCACCCCCTCGAGGGCGCTCAGCCGCTTTTCCACCCGGGCGGAGCAGGCGGCACAGGTCATGCCTTGTACCGTCAGGTCAATTTCCCGGGATTCTTTCGTTTTTTCAGTCACCATGATCCACCCTTTTTTTTATTGATTTACGATTTGTCATTCGCCGCCGTGGCGGATGTTTTGAGCCACGGCAGATTTTCGACCGCCAACCGGCAATCTTTCTGAAGAGAATCCGCATCGAGCGTCGCCCGGGCCACGAGATGTCCCCCCTGTATCTGGGAGAAAAACGCCCGCGCCAGCCCTTCTGTGTCCGCATCAGTGGGGAGCATCCCCTCGCCCTGGGCCTGCTCCAGCGTTTCGGCAATCCGGCCGAAGATTCCTTTCCACAAACGGGCGAAGCGCTTCTGGAAATCTTCATCCATGCCGCTGAGCTCCAGCGAGAGATTCCCGATGGGGCACCCGCAGCAGGGGGACTCGAAGCTGGGCATCCGCGAGTAGAGGGCGGCCAGGCGCTCGATTTTCTCCCGGCCGTTGCCGGGCCCATTCAATGAAGGATCGAGATAATGCGTATGGAGGAGCGTTTCGAAGTAATCGATCACGGCGAGGGCCAGATTTTTTTTGGACTTGAAAAAGTAGTAGAGGCTTCCCCGGTTCACCTCGGCCGCCTGGGCCACGGCATCGAGTGAGGTGGCCGTATACCCATTCCGGTAGATCAGCGTCGCCGCCGTCTCGACAATGCGCGCGCGGGTCCCCCCGGCGTTTTCAGATTTCGGTTTCGGTGCGTTCTTCACGGCCATCAAATGACTCCTCGGAGTGAAACTCCTCGGGTGGCGAATGACTCCTCGGAATGGAATGTAGGCTTTCTTAGTTAGTCAGTCAACTAAATTTTAAGCCAAAAGGAAATAATCTTTAATCTAATTTATTTCAAATAGATAGACGATAATCATTCCATCAGGGCGGACACGTGGGCCGCCACGGACAGCTCGAGGGCATCAAGGTTGTAGCCCCCCTCCAGAAGACTCACGATGCGGCCCCCGCAGAGGGATGCAGCCAAATCCTTGAATTTCCGGGTCATTTCGGCAAAGTAGTCTTCCGACAACCGGCATCCCCCCAGCAGATCTCCCCGGTGGGCATCGAAGCCTGCCGAGAGGAGCATGATCTCCGGCCGGAACGCAGCAATTGCCGGAAGCACCACGTTTTCGTATTTCTCGAAAAACACGGCTTCCTCGGTGCCGGGCGACATCGGCAGATTCAACGTCGCCCCCTCGCCGGCCCCTTCCCCCTTCTCCCATTCCATGCCGCTCCCCGGAAAAAGGGGGTGCTGGTGCATCGAGACAAAAAAAACATCGGGATCCTCCCAAAAAATACTCTGGGTTCCGTTCCCGTGGTGAATGTCCCAGTCCAGGATGGCGATGCGCCCAAGGCCGTGGTGCCTCTGGAGATAGCGGGCCAGGATGGCGATGTTCGCGAAGAGGCAAAACCCCATGGAGCGGAAAGCGTAGGCATGGTGGCCCGGCGGCCGGATCGCGCAAAAGGCGTTGTCCACCTCCCCCGCCATCACGGCGTCCGCCGCCGTGAGGGCCGCATCAACTGCCCTGAGCGCGGCCGCATAGCTTTTCTCGCTGATCCGGGTATCGCCCCCATCGAGCGTCCTCATTCCCCGCCGGAAGGCCTCTTCCACCTCGCGGTGGTGCTTCTCCTCGTGAACCTCGAGCACCCACTTCCGGGCGTCATGGGGGATGGGGGTTCGGGCGTCCAGTTGTGGAATTCTCGATAACATCCGCTCGGGGGCCAGGCGCGCCGCCCGCTCGGCGCGCTCGACATGGTTCCGGCCCGTGTCGTGCTCCAGGAAGATCGGGTCCCAGTAGTAAGCGGTTCTCGCCATTTTCGGACTATCTCCTCTCGCAAACCGCGCCTGTGATGCGCGGCGCAGTATATCCCCCTGGCCGCCCCGCCCGCCTCTCGGAAAAAGCCCTCTACTGGCAGGATTTTGGGCCCTCCCACGGGTTGACGCCGGGACCCCGGTCTATATAATTCTCTCCGGTCTGATGCTTGCTATCGCCCCCAAAAACCTGGAGAAAGCGCCTGGATGGCTGAGCGAAATTTTAAGCCCCCAGAGGAAAAAACCAGCCCGGTTCCATTTTTCATCCTGGGACTTCTTTTTGTGGCCGTCACCTTCTGGACGGTTTGGGATGAATCTTTCACCCGGCGGCCCTGGAAAGAATATCAGAAGCAGTTCAATCAGTACGAGTTGAAGCTCGTCAGAGAGCTGCTGAACAAGGCCAAGGAAAAGGACGGCAAGGCCGTTGCCGTGATCGACAAGCAGATCCAGGCGCAGAGCCAAAAACTGGCGGTCTCCTCCGAACTCATTCAGATCAAAAAAGAACTCGATCGCCTGAAGCTCGTGGCCTTCGAGAAGGTCCAGGACTTCGCTTTCGCCAAATCTACCTACGATGAGGCGTACTTTCACTACACTGAGGGCGTCCGCCAAGGGCACGACGTCCAGAAGCAACTCGCCCACCTCCAGGAAGCCAAAAAGGAAGTGGGCCGTCTCCAGCCCATCGCCGAGAAGGCCGAGGCCCAGCGGGACGCGCTGCTCGCCAAAATCGAGGAAAGACAAAAGGGCCTGTCCATCCTCATACGCCAGCGCCGCCGGCGCTCGGGCGAGATCGCCGACCTGGAGCGCCGCATCAAGAGCATCAAATCGCGGCCCTACGAGATCAAGCAGATCGTCCTGAGGGAGTTCGAGCGCAACAACTTCAACGAGCCTGTCCTTCGCGTCGATCGGTGCCATACCTGCCACCTGGGCATTGACCGGGCCGGCTTTGAAAACGCCCCCCAACCGTTCCGCACCCATTCGGAGCGCAGGTTTTACCTCGTCGAGCACAACTACAAAGAGATCGGCTGTGTCGCCTGCCACGGCGGCCAAGGCTCGGCCATTACCGCAGTGAACAAGGCGCACGGCCTTGCCGACTTCTGGGAAAATCCGATCCTCAATAAAGCGGACCAGCAGACCAAATGTCTCGGGTGCCATACGAACGTTTTCAATCTCGAAAAAGCGCCCAAGCTCTCGCGCGGCATCGCCCTCGTCCGCGAACTCGGCTGCTTCGGCTGCCACAACATCCCCGGGGCCGAGGGACTTCTCAACCGCGGGCCCGACCTTTCCCGGATTCAGGAGAAGGTCGACCCCGACTGGCTGCTGACCTGGATCAAGCGCCCCAAGGACTACAACCCGCGCACCAAGATGCCCTACCTCAGCCTCGCCGATCAGGAAGTGCGCGACATCGCCACCTACGTCTGGACGGTGGGCAAGCCGAAGGCACCCGTCCAGAGCATGGCCGGGCTGGAGAACCCGAAGCTGATCGCACAGGGCAAGGAACTCTTCGAGTCCGTCGGCTGCCTCGGATGCCACATCCGCGACGAAAAAGACATCAAGGCGGGCCCCATCAAAGGGGTCAGCGGCCGGCCCATCGTCTACTGGAGCCGCGATTTCGGCCCGGCACTCGGAAACGCGGGGAAGAAGCTCCGCGCCGACTGGCTCTTCCGGTGGCTGAAGGACCCCAAGGCCTACTGGCCTGAGACCACCATGCCCAGTCTGCGGCTCACCGACGATGAGGCGAAGGCCATCACCGCCTACCTGATGAACCTCTCCCCTGCCACGGGGGCCGCGAGCGGCGCCCTGGGCGATACGGCCGCGTTCGAACGGGGCAAGTCGCTCGTCGCCAAGCGCGGCTGCGCCGGCTGCCACGTGATTCCCGGCATGGAGAATGTCGGCAAGATCGGCCCCGACCTGGCCTCATTCGCCGAAAAGAAACCCTTCGAACTCGATTTCGGCAACGTGGTGAACACGCCCAAAACGTGGGAAGCCTGGGTGTTCGGCAAGCTGAAGAACCCGAAGCTCTACCAGACCGACCGCATCAAGCTCCTGATGCCGAATTTCGATCTGAGCGACAAAGAGGTTTCCGAAATCCGCACCTTCCTCCGCGGAATGATCCCCCACGGCCCGCCCCATACGGTCCATGCGGAATTCGCCGAGCGCGCCAAGCGCATCGAGGCCGGCCGGAGGATGATCGAAAAATACAACTGCTCGGGGTGTCACCTCGTCGAAAACTGGGGCGGCGACATCCTTCGCCACTACAAGGACACGAACGACGGCCCGCCTCCCCTCGATGGAGAGGGCGACAAGGTGCAGCCCGGCTGGTTCTTCGGCTTCCTGAAAAACGTTGTCATCCTGCGCCCCTGGCTGAAGGTGCGCATGCCGAACTTCCAGATGCCGGAAAAAGACGCGGCCGCCCTGGTCAACTACCTCGCGGCGCTGGACAACAAGCTCCGGTCCTACGTCCACTTCGACCCGACCCGGGTAAAGAGCGAAACCCTGGCCGCGGGCCGGATACTCTTCCAGAAGGCCGAGTGTCTCTCCTGCCACAACAAATGGCCGTCGCCGCCGGGCTCAGAGCCGCCCTCGGCCCCGAATCTGTTGTTGGCCAAAGAACGCCTCCGCCCGGAGTGGATTTTCCGCTGGATCATGAATCCTTCGCGGATCCGGCCAGGAACCAAGATGCCCACCTTCTTCGAGGGGGCGGGCGCCAAGGCCAACATTCTCAACGGCAAGCGGCTGGCGGAGGAAAACGGCAAGTGGATCTATGAGTTGGACTCGGAGAAAGAATCCGAACTCGCCGAGAACAGGCCCGCCTCCCTCTGGCTGGGAAGCAGCCGAATCATCGTTACGGTGGCGGGAATCGACGGGAAAAAGATCAAAATCGCCGCGCCCCGCGATCTGGGCCAAACTATCAGCCATGCGACGCTGGAGAGCCATGGCGAGCCCATCGACCCGGCCCTCCTCGGCGGAGACGGCTACAGGCAAATTGCCGCGCTGCGCGACTACCTGATGGTGACGAACATATTTCCGAAATTGAATCCGAAACCCAAAAACTAGACTTTCTTCCTCGAAAACCAATATCCGAATCCGCTCTCCCCAAACATATATGGGGGAGGGCGGATTTTTTTGGGCTAGGCCGTAATCCCCCTCTTTATGCGCTCCTCATTCGTCCGGCGATGGGCCTGGCGGATGGGCTCGGGCAGGCGGTACCGGGGACTCGCCTGCATGACCCAGTCGATGGACTTCTCCAGGCTCACCCGGTGGCCGGGCGAGATGAAGATGGGCTTCACCCCCTGGCGGGTCCGCAGCCGCGCCCCCACCCGCTCGCCGTCCGGCCCGTGGAGCGCGGCCCATGCCCCCCGCCGATCCGCCGGCTCGGGTCCCTCGCCGAAAAGGCGGGACTTTCCACAGCCGATGGAAGGAGTGGCCCACCTCAGCCCCAAGTGCGCCGCCAGACCCAGCCCGCGCGGGTGGGCAATCCCCTGGCCGTCAAAGAGAATCAGATCGGGCTTGCGCCGCAATTTCCGGAAGGCCTGCTCCATCAACGGCCCCTCCCGGAAGGAGAGCAGACCCGGAACGTAGGGAAACGGCATCTCCCCCACGGCAAAGACCTCCTCCAGGACACACAATTCGGGAAAGTCGAGAAGAATCACGCCGGCGACCGCGCGCCGGCCGAAGCGCGGATAGGAGATATCCACGCCCGCCACCGTCCGGGGAGGGTGGACCCGCGGCCGCAGCCGCACCTTGCGGCGAAGCGCATTCTGGAGAGCAACCGCATCGCGGGGGGACAAATTCCACGGATGGCGGAGAGGGTCCTTCATTTTGCCGTTACGCTATCCCGGCTTTCCTCTCCCTCGCCTTCCTGTTCAATCTGGTATCCGAGGAATTTTCGAAGTGCGAATATTTGATCCAGGGCTCCAATCACGATCAGGATATCGCCCTCGTTCACGACGTAATTGCTTTTGGGGTTGTATACATGCTTCGCCGAATCCAATGGCTTGACTGCGACGATGACCAGGTCGGTATGCGCGGGGAAGTGGATCTCCCGAAGTGTCTTCCCGACATGTTCCCACTCCCCGGGAACTTTTACCTCTTCGATGCGCAGGGTGATATCCGTCTCCCGAAGCATCGTGTCGAGAAACGAGACCACCGTCGGACGGATGGCCTCCGAGGCCATCCGGAGGCCGCCGATGAAAGTGGCCATGACGGTGGCGTTAGCTCCAACTCTTTGAAATTTATGAAGATTATCGCGATCAAATACCCCCGAAATAATCCGCAGCTGGGGGGACAACTCCCGGGCCGAGAGGACCACCAGCAGGTTTTCGCTGTCGGTATTCAGGGCGGTGATGAGCCCTTTTGCGTTTTCGATATTGGCCATCTTCAGGAACTGCTCCTTCGTCGGGTCGCCTTCGATGTAGAGTATCTCCCGGCCCGGAAAGTTCTTTTCGAGCTTCTCGATGTCCTTGGCGACAACCACAACGGGTGTCTGGGTTTTGATGAATTCCTCGAGAACATAGTGGGCCTCGTCCTCGAAGCCGCATAGAATGAAGTGGCCTTGCAGGCGATTGATTCGATTCAGCATATTCCGGATCCTCAAAAAATTTGAGAGATGCCCTTCGACAAGGAACGCCGTAAAGGTACCGATTCCGTAGGCCAGGATCCCCATGCCGCTCAAAAGGAGGAACATGGTGAAGACGCGGCCCTTCCCCGATAGTGCCCGCGTCTCTCCATAGCCCACCGTCGTCAGCGAGATGACTGTCATGTAGATGGAATCGAGGAAATCCCACCCTTCCAGGACCATGTAGCCGGTAACGCCTATCAGGAGAACGAGAATCAGCAGCCCGGAAGCGACGACAAGTCGGCGGCGAAGTGTTCCCATCGGCGGAAAAATCCCCCCACAGACAAGTCAACCAATCCGCTCCGGAAGGCCCCGCCCGACCCGAATCCGAAGCGAGCCAGAAAACATCCCCGGAAGTATAAAACCAACAATTAGGATAGTTCCACGAAATCATACGCCATCTGGAAGGGAAGACCTACGCCCATGCCGGGCGCGCGGCCGGTAAGAGGCGGATTCAGGCGGATTCGTCCAGAACTTCCTCGCGGGAAGCCTTCGAGCGAACCCGCACGACGGAAAGCACCCCTTTCACATCGCGCATTTTCTTCATCACCTTCTTCAGATGATCCAGATCCTGCACCTGCACGTCGAGACGGATGCCCGCCCGCTCGTGAGAGGTTTCCGCCTCCACGCGGGAGATGTTCACGTTCAGCGACGCCGCCGCCGTGGTCAGCCCCGCCAGAACGCCCGGCCTATCCTTCGCTTCCACCACCATCGAAACCAGGTGCATTTCACCGCGCTTCACCTCGGCCCAACTGACCTCGACCAGGCGCTCCCGATCGGCCTTTAGATCGCGAATGCTGGAGCAGCGTTCCGCGTGGACGGTCACCCCGCGATCCTTCGTGATAAATCCGATGATTTTTTCGCCTGGAATCGGGGCGCAGCACTTGGCGAAATGAATCATCACGTCGTCCTGTCCCTTGACCTGAATTCCCTCGCTCCGCGGCCGGCTTCGCACCCGCGTGACAAAGCGCCGCAGGCGGGATTTCTCGCGCCGCTCGCGATCGCGGACAACGTCCTCCGGCAGGAAATGATTCGCCACCTGCCGCGCGGACTGGCGGCCGAAACCGATCGCGGCGAGAAGATCCTCCTCGTCCTTTAAACCGAACGCATCGGCCGCCTCCTTGAGCGGCCCCGGCTTGAGGTGTGGCTCCGCATCCTGGTTGTAGCGGTGAAATTCGTGCTCGATCAGTTCTCTGCCCAGGCCGATCGAACGCTGCCGCTGCTCCTGCCGCACATAGGCGCGGATGCGCTGCTTGGCGCGGGGAGTGACCACGAACTTCAGCCAATCCTGCCCCGGCGTCCGGTTCGGGTTCGTCATGATTTCGACAATATCGCCATTCTCCAGCCGCGACTGCAGGGGGACGATTTTCCCGTTCACCTTGGCGCCGATGCAGTGGTGCCCCACCTCGGTGTGGACCAGATAGGCGAAATCCACGGGCGTTGCGCCGCGGGGAAAGCTCCGCACCTCCCCCTTGGGGGTGAAGACGAACACCTCGTCCTGAAACAGGTTGTGCTTGACGGTGTCGACGAAGGTGCGGGGCTCGGTTTCCTCCTGAAGGCTCTCCACCATCCGGCGGAGCCAGTCGAACTTGTTATTCACGGTTTCATCGAGCTTGTCACCTTCCTTGTAGCGCCAGTGGGCGGCAATGCCTTCTTCCGCCGCTTTGTTCATTTCCTGGGTGCGGATCTGAAACTCGATCCGCTGCCCCCGGAGTCCCACGACCGTGGTGTGGAGAGATTGATAGAGGTTGGCCTTCGGGATCGCGACATAATCCTTGAAGCGGCCCGGTATGGGCGTCCAGAGCGAGTGCAGGATGCCCAGGGTCGCGTAGCAATCCTTCAGCGCCTCCACGACGACGCGCAGTCCGCAGATGTCGAAAACCTGATGAAAATCGATGTTCTGCGTCTCCATTTTCCGGTAAATGCTCGAATGGAGCTTGAAGCGCGCCATGACAGAAGCCTTGATTTCGGATTTCTTCAGGGCGTGCTCCACCAGCGCCATCACCTCCTTCATGTAGCTCTCCCGGTCGGAGAGACCCTCGCGGAGCTTCTCGTCAATTTCCTCGTACTCCTTCGGGCGGAGATGCCGGAAAGCGGCCTCCTCCAGAGCGCCCTTGAGCCAGCCGATGCCCAGCCGGTTGGCGAGGGGCGCGTAAATATCGGCCGTCTCGCGGGCAATCCGTTCCCGCCGCTTCGGCGGAAGGTACTGGAGCGTGTTGGCGTTGTGGAGCCGGTCGGCCAGCTTGATGAGTATCACCCGCACATCGTTCGCCATCGCGACCAGCATTTTCCGGTAGCTCTCGGCCTGCCGCATCTGGGGGTTGCCGTAATCGAGCTTGTTCAGCTTGGTCACGCCGTCCACCATCGAGGCCACCTCCTCCCCGAACAGCTCGCGGAGCTCGCCGATCGTCGCCGAGGTGTCCTCAATCGTGTCGTGCAACAGGGAGGCGACGATCGTCTCCGGGTCGAGGCGCATTTCGGCCAGGATGCGGGCCACTTCCAGGGGATGGGAGATATAGGGCTCGCCCGTCAGGCGGGACTGTCCGCGGTGCACCTTGGCGGTGTAGACATAGGCGCTGGTCAGAAAATCAGAGGACTCCGGGGCGTACTCCTCCACCAGATCGACGATGTCCATGATCCGGGCCGGCGGTCGGGTGGAAAGATCGGAAATCATCGCACTCCTCAGGGCCGCCGTGCGCCTGGAAAATCAACGCACTGGGGACGCATCCCGGCGCCGCCCGCAGCCGAACTCCGGCGCCACCTAAAAAAACTACCTGCGGACAAAGGGGCCGTCAAGAAGCACCAAAACCGATTCGGCCGGAAAATACGGGAAGAAGCGGGGAGGCCGCACTCGGCCTAGTAGGAGCGAAGCGGAGAGATGACGAATTCCTGCTGAAGCGGGGTCATATATTCGGACTCATCCTCGTGCCGCGGCACGATAATGGCCCCTTTGTTGCAGATTTCCTCGCACAGGCGGCAGCCCACGCAAGTGGCCTGATCGACGACCGCCACCTGGCTGTGATCCCGCTCCACCGAGGCGTTCGCCATGATGATACAGTCGAAGGGGCAGATGTCGACGCACCACACGCAGCCGGTGCAGTTTTCCTCGATAACGTAGGCCTTGGGCATTTCCTTGTGCTTGATGTTCGCGATAACGCTGCCAGAGTCGTCCTGGATGGCGAAGGCGGGGCAGTACTTTCCGCAGACGCCGCAGTCGATGCACAGGGTCGGATCGATTTTGTAGATGGCTTTCGGATCGCCCGTGATGGCCTTGGTCGGGCAGACCGGCTCACAGACCGAGCAGCCGATACATGCGTCGAAAATGAAATGGGGCATCAAAAACCGCCTTCACAATGGGGCATTTGGCCAATCCCGCGCCGGGAAACCGGGCCCGCCGCCCGTCTCAGAGAAATATAGGGGAACCACCTCGATTGTCAAGAGAATCCGGGCTCTTTTGGGGATGAAAAAGTCCGAATAGTCGGGGAGCGCCAGTTGCCCTCGCCGATGCTTTTGTTCAAAATGGGTTTTGTACGGCACCGAAAAAGCGAAACGCTCAGGGAAGAGAACAAGGAGGTTTGGAAGCCCCATGGAACACTTTATTGCAATTCTGACGAAACCGGACAATGTTCCCATCGCCTTTATGCTGCCGCTCGTCCTTTTCTTCGTCTGGCTCGCCATCTCGCAGGGGCTTCGCCACGACAAACTCATCAAAAAAGGGAAGAAAGACGCCGTCTACGACGAGATGATCCGCTAGCCGCACCCTCCAGGCGGTTGGCGGCCGACCCACGCGCATCCGAAAAACAGCGCTCTCGCGATCATTCGCCTCTCCCGGACAATCGGAATCCGCCATGCTCGAACTCATCGTGTTTGCCCTGATCCTCGGCTTCCTCACCATCTTCCTCGTCAAGCGGACAACCTCGAACGTCGCCATGGAAGAAGACGCCGAGAAGACCCGCGACGACGCCGAGATCCAAAACCTGCGGAGGATGCCCCCCTCCGTTTTCGAGCAGTTGCTGCACGACATCCTCGAGAACATGAACCTGCGCATCGTCGAGTCCACCTGGGTCAACAGCGAGGAAATCGACATCCTGGCCCACAACCCGGCGCCCCTCGTCGGCGGCGACTACATCATTCACGGCATCCTGGTTCCCGAGGGAGAATTCGTCAGCTCCATCCGCGTCATCGGGCTCTCCGACACCGTCCGGGCCGAGCGCGCCCTCAAGGGCATTCTCATTACCACCGGCTACTTCACCGAGGAGACCGGCAAATACCCCGAGGGCGCCCCCATGGAGCTCATCAACGTCTCCCGCCTCCGTGAGCTGATGCGGGCGCACGACATCACCTGGCCCGCGTTCTAGGCACAAAAAATCAGGCACAAAAAAACCGCCTCCTTC comes from the bacterium genome and includes:
- a CDS encoding TetR/AcrR family transcriptional regulator — translated: MAVKNAPKPKSENAGGTRARIVETAATLIYRNGYTATSLDAVAQAAEVNRGSLYYFFKSKKNLALAVIDYFETLLHTHYLDPSLNGPGNGREKIERLAALYSRMPSFESPCCGCPIGNLSLELSGMDEDFQKRFARLWKGIFGRIAETLEQAQGEGMLPTDADTEGLARAFFSQIQGGHLVARATLDADSLQKDCRLAVENLPWLKTSATAANDKS
- a CDS encoding histone deacetylase produces the protein MARTAYYWDPIFLEHDTGRNHVERAERAARLAPERMLSRIPQLDARTPIPHDARKWVLEVHEEKHHREVEEAFRRGMRTLDGGDTRISEKSYAAALRAVDAALTAADAVMAGEVDNAFCAIRPPGHHAYAFRSMGFCLFANIAILARYLQRHHGLGRIAILDWDIHHGNGTQSIFWEDPDVFFVSMHQHPLFPGSGMEWEKGEGAGEGATLNLPMSPGTEEAVFFEKYENVVLPAIAAFRPEIMLLSAGFDAHRGDLLGGCRLSEDYFAEMTRKFKDLAASLCGGRIVSLLEGGYNLDALELSVAAHVSALME
- a CDS encoding c-type cytochrome; the encoded protein is MAERNFKPPEEKTSPVPFFILGLLFVAVTFWTVWDESFTRRPWKEYQKQFNQYELKLVRELLNKAKEKDGKAVAVIDKQIQAQSQKLAVSSELIQIKKELDRLKLVAFEKVQDFAFAKSTYDEAYFHYTEGVRQGHDVQKQLAHLQEAKKEVGRLQPIAEKAEAQRDALLAKIEERQKGLSILIRQRRRRSGEIADLERRIKSIKSRPYEIKQIVLREFERNNFNEPVLRVDRCHTCHLGIDRAGFENAPQPFRTHSERRFYLVEHNYKEIGCVACHGGQGSAITAVNKAHGLADFWENPILNKADQQTKCLGCHTNVFNLEKAPKLSRGIALVRELGCFGCHNIPGAEGLLNRGPDLSRIQEKVDPDWLLTWIKRPKDYNPRTKMPYLSLADQEVRDIATYVWTVGKPKAPVQSMAGLENPKLIAQGKELFESVGCLGCHIRDEKDIKAGPIKGVSGRPIVYWSRDFGPALGNAGKKLRADWLFRWLKDPKAYWPETTMPSLRLTDDEAKAITAYLMNLSPATGAASGALGDTAAFERGKSLVAKRGCAGCHVIPGMENVGKIGPDLASFAEKKPFELDFGNVVNTPKTWEAWVFGKLKNPKLYQTDRIKLLMPNFDLSDKEVSEIRTFLRGMIPHGPPHTVHAEFAERAKRIEAGRRMIEKYNCSGCHLVENWGGDILRHYKDTNDGPPPLDGEGDKVQPGWFFGFLKNVVILRPWLKVRMPNFQMPEKDAAALVNYLAALDNKLRSYVHFDPTRVKSETLAAGRILFQKAECLSCHNKWPSPPGSEPPSAPNLLLAKERLRPEWIFRWIMNPSRIRPGTKMPTFFEGAGAKANILNGKRLAEENGKWIYELDSEKESELAENRPASLWLGSSRIIVTVAGIDGKKIKIAAPRDLGQTISHATLESHGEPIDPALLGGDGYRQIAALRDYLMVTNIFPKLNPKPKN
- a CDS encoding endonuclease V, coding for MKDPLRHPWNLSPRDAVALQNALRRKVRLRPRVHPPRTVAGVDISYPRFGRRAVAGVILLDFPELCVLEEVFAVGEMPFPYVPGLLSFREGPLMEQAFRKLRRKPDLILFDGQGIAHPRGLGLAAHLGLRWATPSIGCGKSRLFGEGPEPADRRGAWAALHGPDGERVGARLRTRQGVKPIFISPGHRVSLEKSIDWVMQASPRYRLPEPIRQAHRRTNEERIKRGITA
- a CDS encoding NAD-binding protein; translation: MGTLRRRLVVASGLLILVLLIGVTGYMVLEGWDFLDSIYMTVISLTTVGYGETRALSGKGRVFTMFLLLSGMGILAYGIGTFTAFLVEGHLSNFLRIRNMLNRINRLQGHFILCGFEDEAHYVLEEFIKTQTPVVVVAKDIEKLEKNFPGREILYIEGDPTKEQFLKMANIENAKGLITALNTDSENLLVVLSARELSPQLRIISGVFDRDNLHKFQRVGANATVMATFIGGLRMASEAIRPTVVSFLDTMLRETDITLRIEEVKVPGEWEHVGKTLREIHFPAHTDLVIVAVKPLDSAKHVYNPKSNYVVNEGDILIVIGALDQIFALRKFLGYQIEQEGEGEESRDSVTAK
- a CDS encoding bifunctional (p)ppGpp synthetase/guanosine-3',5'-bis(diphosphate) 3'-pyrophosphohydrolase, with product MISDLSTRPPARIMDIVDLVEEYAPESSDFLTSAYVYTAKVHRGQSRLTGEPYISHPLEVARILAEMRLDPETIVASLLHDTIEDTSATIGELRELFGEEVASMVDGVTKLNKLDYGNPQMRQAESYRKMLVAMANDVRVILIKLADRLHNANTLQYLPPKRRERIARETADIYAPLANRLGIGWLKGALEEAAFRHLRPKEYEEIDEKLREGLSDRESYMKEVMALVEHALKKSEIKASVMARFKLHSSIYRKMETQNIDFHQVFDICGLRVVVEALKDCYATLGILHSLWTPIPGRFKDYVAIPKANLYQSLHTTVVGLRGQRIEFQIRTQEMNKAAEEGIAAHWRYKEGDKLDETVNNKFDWLRRMVESLQEETEPRTFVDTVKHNLFQDEVFVFTPKGEVRSFPRGATPVDFAYLVHTEVGHHCIGAKVNGKIVPLQSRLENGDIVEIMTNPNRTPGQDWLKFVVTPRAKQRIRAYVRQEQRQRSIGLGRELIEHEFHRYNQDAEPHLKPGPLKEAADAFGLKDEEDLLAAIGFGRQSARQVANHFLPEDVVRDRERREKSRLRRFVTRVRSRPRSEGIQVKGQDDVMIHFAKCCAPIPGEKIIGFITKDRGVTVHAERCSSIRDLKADRERLVEVSWAEVKRGEMHLVSMVVEAKDRPGVLAGLTTAAASLNVNISRVEAETSHERAGIRLDVQVQDLDHLKKVMKKMRDVKGVLSVVRVRSKASREEVLDESA
- a CDS encoding 4Fe-4S binding protein is translated as MPHFIFDACIGCSVCEPVCPTKAITGDPKAIYKIDPTLCIDCGVCGKYCPAFAIQDDSGSVIANIKHKEMPKAYVIEENCTGCVWCVDICPFDCIIMANASVERDHSQVAVVDQATCVGCRLCEEICNKGAIIVPRHEDESEYMTPLQQEFVISPLRSY
- a CDS encoding restriction endonuclease; translated protein: MLELIVFALILGFLTIFLVKRTTSNVAMEEDAEKTRDDAEIQNLRRMPPSVFEQLLHDILENMNLRIVESTWVNSEEIDILAHNPAPLVGGDYIIHGILVPEGEFVSSIRVIGLSDTVRAERALKGILITTGYFTEETGKYPEGAPMELINVSRLRELMRAHDITWPAF